The Eublepharis macularius isolate TG4126 chromosome 11, MPM_Emac_v1.0, whole genome shotgun sequence genome includes a region encoding these proteins:
- the LOC129338010 gene encoding zinc finger protein 501-like, whose amino-acid sequence MRAQAPVTLEDVTVSFSAEEWAELEEWQRALHRDVMRENYELVASLGCDVGAVRVKEEEEDLQVSLVGAAEETALQALKAGAENQPWPPSRHNGRMQEEVGWEGGVKQRSSGEAPGPPCPLTCPQCRKRFKSKAALLTHQRIHTGERPFACADCGRCFTQRQHLATHLQVHGGEHPFACPDCGCTFRLQKLLLTHQRKVHSGELPLACADCGKLFNHKHHLMTHQRVHTGERPFPCPDCGKSFTQKHHLQTHQRSHSGDRPFPCAACGKTFKDRTGVLMHQIVHTGAKPFACQSCSKVFSHKHHLVIHQRVHTGEKPFSCEVCRKRFTQKHHLLSHERIHTGERPYHCEACPRSFKDRITLKLHVRLHTGEKPFCCAQCGESFRLRKALLSHQRTHDIPTQLICTECGESFPRMRSLAGHRRRMHPAAPKETASQPGAARKPLCVPESRAHGEKGQEEQLDQEGTAQPGKGRLCLSVCSLGLPAPEVQML is encoded by the exons ATGCGCGCCCAG GCGCCGGTGACCCTGGAGGACGTCACGGTCTCCTTCTCCGCGGAAGAGTGGGCCGAGCTGGAGGAATGGCAGCGGGCCCTTCACCGGGACGTCATGCGGGAGAACTACGAACTGGTCGCCTCTCTGG GCTGTGATGTGGGAGCTGTCAGAGttaaggaggaagaggaagacctCCAAGTGTCCTTGGTGGGAGCGGCGGAAGAGACAGCCCTTCAGGCTTTGAAGGCAGGCGCGGAAAACCAGCCTTGGCCACCAAGCAGGCACAATGGGCGGATGCAGGAGGAGGTAGGATGGGAAGGAGGAGTGAAGCAGAGATCGAGCGGCGAGGCCCCCGGGCCCCCGTGTCCCCTCACTTGTCCACAGTGCAGGAAACGCTTCAAGAGCAAGGCAGCCCTCCTGACCCACCAGCGGATTCACACAGGTGAGCGACCCTTCGCCTGTGCTGATTGCGGGCGATGCTTCACCCAGAGGCAGCACCTGGCCACCCACCTACAAGTGCACGGAGGAGAGCACCCGTTTGCCTGCCCCGACTGTGGCTGCACCTTCCGCCTGCAGAAGCTCCTCCTGACACACCAGCGGAAGGTCCACTCTGGCGAGCTGCCCTTGGCTTGCGCTGACTGTGGCAAGCTCTTTAACCACAAGCACCACCTGATGACCCACCAGCGGGTGCATACTGGCGagcgcccctttccctgcccggACTGTGGCAAGAGTTTCACCCAGAAGCACCACCTCCAGACCCACCAGCGTAGCCACTCTGGGGACCGCCCCTTCCCTTGTGCGGCGTGCGGCAAGACTTTCAAGGATCGCACTGGCGTCCTGATGCACCAGATTGTGCACACCGGCGCAAAGCCCTTTGCGTGCCAGAGCTGCAGTAAGGTCTTCAGCCACAAGCACCACCTGGTGATCCATCAGCGTGTGCACACTGGTGAGAAGCCCTTCTCGTGTGAGGTGTGCAGGAAGCGCTTCACCCAGAAGCACCACCTCCTGAGCCACGAGCGCATCCACACGGGGGAGCGCCCGTACCACTGCGAGGCGTGCCCCCGCAGTTTCAAGGACAGGATCACCCTCAAGCTGCACGTGCGACTCCACACGGGCGAGAAGCCCTTTTGCTGTGCCCAGTGTGGGGAAAGCTTCCGGCTGAGGAAGGCGCTGCTCTCCCACCAGCGGACCCAcgacatccccacccagctcatCTGCACCGAGTGTGGGGAGAGTTTCCCGCGTATGCGCAGCTTGGCTGGCCACAGGCGGCGGATGCACCCGGCGGCACCAAAGGAAACAGCTTCCCAGCCTGGGGCGGCCAGGAAACCGCTCTGTGTCCCTGAGTCCCGTGCCCATGGGGAGAAGGGCCAAGAAGAGCAGCTGGACCAGGAGGGAACAGCCCAGCCAGGCAAGGGCCGCCTGTGCCTGAGTGTGTGCTCCCTGGGCCTGCCAGCTCCGGAGGTGCAAATGCTGTGA